The nucleotide window AGCCGGATGGCTGCCCTTCGTTCTGCGTGGTTGTTCTTAGTCTTTGATCACACGATCGAAGATCGCATCGACATTCGAGAGCTGGCGGCGGTAGTCGAAGGCCGCGGCAAGCTTCTCCGGGCTGAGGCGGCTGGTAATCGCCGGGTCGGCAGCCACGAGTTCCTTGAAGACGAGATCGTTCTGCCAGGCGTTCATGGCATGGCTCTGTACCAGCCGGTACGCGTCTTCGCGAAGCATGCCGGATTCGGCGAGATCGAGCAGCAGCTGGCCGGAGAAGATCAGGCCGCCGGTTGATTCGAGATTCTTCATCATCCGATCGGGGTAAACGAGCAGCTTGTCGATGAGATTCGTCGTCTTGGCCAGCAGATAATCGGTCAGGATGGTCGAGTCGGGGAAGATAACGCGCTCGGCCGAGGAGTGCGAGATGTCGCGCTCATGCCAGAGGGCTACGTTCTCGTAGGCCGTCTGCGCATTGGCGCGGACCACGCGGGCAAGGCCGCTGATCTGCTCGCAGGTGATGGGGTTGCGCTTGTGCGGCATCGCCGACGAGCCCTTCTGCTTGGGCGAGAAGTACTCTTCTGCCTCGCGCACCTCGGTGCGCTGAAGATGACGGACTTCCGTGGCAATCTTGTCGAGCGTCGCGGTGATGATCGCGAGTGCGGAGATATAGTGGGCGTGGCGATCGCGCTGGACTACCTGGGTAGCAACCGGGGCGGGCTCAAGGCCGAGCCGGGCGCAAATCTGCTCTTCATGCTCGGGCTTGAGATGGCCGAAGGTGCCCACCGCGCCCGAAAGCTTGCCGATCCGGATCTGCTCGGTGGCAGCTTCGAAGCGGGTGATGTTGCGCGTAACCTCGGCATACCAGCCCAGAAGCTTCAGGCCGAAGGTGGTGGGCTCGGCATGAACGCCATGGGTGCGGCCGACGATGGGTGTGTGCTTGAACTCGAGAGCGCGGCGCTTGAGCGCGGCAGCCAGATCGTGAAGGTCTTCGAGAATGAGCGCCGAGGCATCCTTGAGTTGCAGAGCCTGCGCAGTGTCGACCACGTCCGTCGAGGTGAGGCCATAGTGGAACCAGCGCGACTCGGGACCGACGTGCTCGGCGACGGCCGTGGTGAAGGCGATCAGGTCGTGGCGAATCTCGGCTTCGATCTCGAGCGCTCGCTCGGCGAGCTTCGCAGGGTCGATCTGGCTGCCGCGTTCGCGGATGGCGCGTGCGGCCTCAGCCGGAACGATGCCGGCTTCCGAGAGCACTTCGCTGGCCGTGGTCTCTACTTCGAGCCACTTGCTGTACTTGTTGGCGTCGGTCCAGATCTGGCCCATGCGGGGCCGGGTATAGCGGGCGATCAATGCGAATCCTCCTGAAGTGCAAACCCTGGTCTACAAACCCTGGTGCGTAAGAATGTTGAGCGGTGGATACCGGACTATCCATTGTATCGTTCCCGCATCCAAGGGAATGATGGGAGCTGGTCGCCCACAGGGAAGTGCTAGGAAAGGGGATTTATGTCCGACGTGGTTACAATTGCGCGCTTCAACGAGCCTTTGGAGGCCGAAATGGCCCGGCTGCGGCTGCAATCGGCGGGAATTGAGACATTTCTTTCAGGCGAAAATGCGCGGATTCTCGAGCCAGGCCTCGGCCCGCTGCAATTGCAAGTCAGCGCCGAAGATGAAGCGGATGCGCGTGCACTGCTGGCCGATCCCGGACTGAAGGATGGTGATGTGATCGTCGAAGAGCTTTCGGATGCGGAGTAGATGTCCGAAAAGAAACAGCCCGGCTCTTAAAAGCCGGGCTGTTTCTTACCAGTTGAGCTTGGCCCCTGAAGGTTACTCGATCCTCAGGCCCTTTCAATTTTGCTGCGCTTCATGAACATCGTAGTAATAAAAGCTACATTTGCAGCAGCAATAAAGGCATATTCCTCGGAAAGATACCCTTGATATGGATAGATCGGGGGCGGGATGACCTTCGTGATGACAGCTATGAAAGTCAGACCAGCGACGCACTCAGCAACCCACGGCCATCTCCATGCAGTTAATGCCGAAGCAAGATACGCTGGCACTTGCACTAAATTGATGATGTAGATTTTGGGCAATGGACCAGCATCTAAAGCTAATATTCCCATCAAAAGCCAGAATGCTTTGATAAAGGTTATTGACAGCATCACCATACTAGCCATCACCAGAAATGACGACTCTATAAACCTACGCACATTGCTCACCATGGCGGGTGGCCCACTCAAGGCTTCCTTTGGTTTGAGTGGGGAAGAAGAATTTTCGAATATCGCGTTCCTTGCGGACTTTTGAGTCCATTCAAATCTTCAAAAAGATCTTTCGCCGGTACAGTACATACGTAGGCACCCAGCAGACCAGAACGAAGAGCAGCGAATAGAGCAGGGAAACGAAGGCCGGATTCCCGATCGCTTGCAGAACGGCTTTATAGGGGCCGGCGACGACGGACACTCCGGGGCGAAGCGGGAAGTTGTAGATCGCCGAGGCCAGCAACTCCGAAAGAACATAGGCAAAGATGGAGTTGCTGCCAAAGACCAGGAACGGCATTAACCAGCCGGGCTTGTTATTTGCAGATTCCGTTCGGTTCCTGCGCAGTTCGACAAGAGCCATGCTCAGAGCGAGCAGCAGCAGGCTGAGGCCGCCGGCGAAAAGCACGTAGGAGCTGGTCCAGAGCTTCTTATTGATCGGAAAGCTGAAGTTCCAGAGCACCCCGAGAGCAACGCTCACAGCTCCGGCGATGGCAATGTACTTTGTCTTTTCCGCAAGCGGACGTGTGGTGCGCAGCCAGATGCCGGTGATCATTCCCATCAGCGCAGTGCCGACGGCAGGCAGTGTGCTCAGGAACCCTTCAGGATCGCGCACGCGCTCGTAAAGGTGAGGCGCGGAGAAGATATGGCGGTCGAGCCAGGCAACAAGGTTGCGGTCTGGGTCATTGATGGGGATCTCATGCGTCGGGATGCCATATCCGGGAACCGGCACATAGCGCATCAGTATCCAGTATCCAAGCAGGCAGCCGACGGCTACGGCAACCTTGCTCCGCCACCCCGGGCTGATGAGATAGAAGACAGAAATGATCAGGTAGCAGATGGCGATACGGGGCAGCACGCCATAGACGCGCCACGTTGCGAGGTGGAAGTAGGGAAAGTTGTTCACCACCTGGCCGAAGGCGAAGAGGATGACGGCGCGCTTGAGCGCGTGCAGAAGGAGTGAGGCGCGCGAGGCTCCCTGCGCGAGGCGGGCCTGCGTCGAGAAAACTGTCGAAATCCCAACCAGAAAGAGAAAGGTAGGGAAGACCAGGTCGGTAGGAGTGAACCCATTCCAGGCCGCGTGCTTCAGCGCCCAGTAGGCGCGGTCGCCGTCGCCATTGTTGTTGACGAGAATCATGAACCCGATCGTGAGGCCGCGAAGAGCGTCAATCGAGACGATGCGGGGCGGTTTGGAGGCGGAAGCGGTGACGGTGGCCATGGTGTGTGCTGTCGTATCCGATCTGAGGAAGATGCCTGGCTCGTTGCGATTCAGAGTATCAGGAGAAATTCAAGGCAGCAGTTGCAGCTCGCGCGCGACCTCTGTTGCCTGCAGGTAGGCATCGCCGTGAGGCTCAGCCGGGAAAGATTCCGTCGCATGGTTCCACTGGTCGCCCACGGTAAACCAGTCAATGGGGCGAGGCGGCTGGCCGGATGTGAGCGACGCATCGAGCGAATCGAAATACAGCTTCCAGCGTGGCTGGTAATACGAGTTGATCAGGCCGGACCAGTCCTTATCGGCATATTCATGGAGGTCGCCGTCGTCGCTGGCCTTGCGGTCACCCCACGTGGTGAGAATGGAGCGCGCGTCGAAGTTGAGGCGGATCAGTTCCTCAGGGGAAGACGCCCACTGCGGTACCCAGGAGAGCCAGCGTCCGAGCAGGAACCACTGGTTGGTCGCGAGCAGCGCGTCTTCGAGCTGCATCCGTTGCAGCCACTCAGAGGTGAGGCGATCAAATTCAGCCTTGTCCTTGCGTTCGTAAGCGGATTTGATCTGGGGCAGGAGCGTGCGTGCGCTGTTGGCGAGAACCTGGCGGGCGACATCGACGAGATCGTACTGATAGGTACTGCTTGAGCGTAGAGCCGGTGCCACCTGCAGCAGCTCGGTGAGTGCCGAATTCAGGTCGGATGGGTTGTAGCGCAGCTCGTCGGGCGAAGGGCCGGCAGCATGGGTTGTATCGAGCGATGGCTGCGCATTGAAGAGGGAGTCCGCTGCGGCGTCGCGCTCACCATGCCCGTTCACACCGTCGGCACGATAGCCGTACGCGGTGTGGAGAAGTACCTGCCAGGCGGCACGGGCGTGAGGGTCGTCAGCACCGTAGCGCCGGTGGGCATACTCGCCGAACCAGTTTTCGAGATCGACCGGCTCTTGATGCCACGCCATCTCGGTGTAAAGATCGAAGGCCGCCGGGTTGGTGTCCACGCCTTCGGTGAAATACGCGATGCCGCGGATACCGCTGCCGGGCTTTGCGGCCATCTCGGGCAGGCGGACGGCATAGTCGTAAAGCGGCGCGCCGAGCGTGGTGCGGCCACCGAACTCCCATAATCCGCCGAAAAGCCAGGGCGCATGGCGAAACTCTTCGTCACGATTCTCGCGCGGGGTGCGGCCCTGCTCGATATCGGCAATG belongs to Silvibacterium dinghuense and includes:
- a CDS encoding alpha-N-acetylglucosaminidase is translated as MAFRRLFSLSSFGIVAILCTALLPVALAAPTSPSTQAAQEVLQRLMPALAPQFTLVLKPAPQDGFRISGTDGHIRVEAATTPTLLFGVNWYLKYVAHLQVSPNGLQIGARSLILHAPAEPIQKPTLYPWRYALNENVDGYSSPYWDNVRWQREIDVLAMSGINAVLIERGTDLVLYETFRDAGYSDEDIRRWITQPAHQNWQLMGNMCCFNEPISLELLHKRADSAKRILTSLRRLGIAPVLPGYYGIVPADFAARHAGAHVIPQGEWNGFTRPGWIDPRDPWFAKLAASYYRHQHELFGDAPLYDMNIFQEGGTAGDVPEGAGAKAVQDALAQSRPDAVWFMMAWQRKPSTALLSELDTSRILIADIEQGRTPRENRDEEFRHAPWLFGGLWEFGGRTTLGAPLYDYAVRLPEMAAKPGSGIRGIAYFTEGVDTNPAAFDLYTEMAWHQEPVDLENWFGEYAHRRYGADDPHARAAWQVLLHTAYGYRADGVNGHGERDAAADSLFNAQPSLDTTHAAGPSPDELRYNPSDLNSALTELLQVAPALRSSSTYQYDLVDVARQVLANSARTLLPQIKSAYERKDKAEFDRLTSEWLQRMQLEDALLATNQWFLLGRWLSWVPQWASSPEELIRLNFDARSILTTWGDRKASDDGDLHEYADKDWSGLINSYYQPRWKLYFDSLDASLTSGQPPRPIDWFTVGDQWNHATESFPAEPHGDAYLQATEVARELQLLP
- a CDS encoding acyltransferase family protein codes for the protein MATVTASASKPPRIVSIDALRGLTIGFMILVNNNGDGDRAYWALKHAAWNGFTPTDLVFPTFLFLVGISTVFSTQARLAQGASRASLLLHALKRAVILFAFGQVVNNFPYFHLATWRVYGVLPRIAICYLIISVFYLISPGWRSKVAVAVGCLLGYWILMRYVPVPGYGIPTHEIPINDPDRNLVAWLDRHIFSAPHLYERVRDPEGFLSTLPAVGTALMGMITGIWLRTTRPLAEKTKYIAIAGAVSVALGVLWNFSFPINKKLWTSSYVLFAGGLSLLLLALSMALVELRRNRTESANNKPGWLMPFLVFGSNSIFAYVLSELLASAIYNFPLRPGVSVVAGPYKAVLQAIGNPAFVSLLYSLLFVLVCWVPTYVLYRRKIFLKI
- a CDS encoding DUF2007 domain-containing protein, coding for MSDVVTIARFNEPLEAEMARLRLQSAGIETFLSGENARILEPGLGPLQLQVSAEDEADARALLADPGLKDGDVIVEELSDAE
- the purB gene encoding adenylosuccinate lyase; its protein translation is MIARYTRPRMGQIWTDANKYSKWLEVETTASEVLSEAGIVPAEAARAIRERGSQIDPAKLAERALEIEAEIRHDLIAFTTAVAEHVGPESRWFHYGLTSTDVVDTAQALQLKDASALILEDLHDLAAALKRRALEFKHTPIVGRTHGVHAEPTTFGLKLLGWYAEVTRNITRFEAATEQIRIGKLSGAVGTFGHLKPEHEEQICARLGLEPAPVATQVVQRDRHAHYISALAIITATLDKIATEVRHLQRTEVREAEEYFSPKQKGSSAMPHKRNPITCEQISGLARVVRANAQTAYENVALWHERDISHSSAERVIFPDSTILTDYLLAKTTNLIDKLLVYPDRMMKNLESTGGLIFSGQLLLDLAESGMLREDAYRLVQSHAMNAWQNDLVFKELVAADPAITSRLSPEKLAAAFDYRRQLSNVDAIFDRVIKD